The proteins below are encoded in one region of Paenacidovorax monticola:
- a CDS encoding TetR/AcrR family transcriptional regulator — protein sequence MNHSISPKTSSRRTHAERSAATRRHLIATAIDVIQNRSLEEMSIHELARSAGMTSGAVQHHFESKAVLMMNVLSELIESSAQSGALWPDSRLEPGERAIRFVQAVWTLVYAQPRFVAAWNIYLGCRNQPEVLGHVAELRQRVQARMCEGFFAVFPELANEPDRDGFFGLVLSSLRGIGLLRMFPAPQQEDSEAVQQAQLACLADLIAARCRSAPPTTSLATAL from the coding sequence GCACCCATGCGGAGCGTAGCGCGGCCACGCGCCGGCACCTCATTGCCACGGCCATCGACGTGATTCAGAACCGCAGCCTGGAAGAGATGTCGATCCACGAATTGGCCAGGTCTGCCGGCATGACCTCTGGAGCGGTGCAGCACCACTTCGAGTCCAAGGCGGTGCTGATGATGAATGTGCTCAGTGAGCTGATCGAGTCCAGTGCGCAGTCCGGCGCACTGTGGCCCGACAGCCGTCTGGAGCCCGGCGAGCGGGCCATTCGCTTTGTGCAGGCGGTCTGGACGCTGGTCTATGCACAGCCGCGTTTCGTGGCGGCCTGGAATATCTACCTCGGCTGCCGCAATCAGCCGGAGGTGCTGGGCCACGTTGCGGAGCTGCGCCAGCGCGTTCAGGCGCGCATGTGCGAGGGCTTCTTCGCGGTGTTTCCCGAGCTTGCGAACGAGCCCGACCGTGATGGCTTCTTTGGCCTGGTGCTCTCATCGCTGCGTGGCATCGGGCTGTTACGGATGTTCCCAGCGCCGCAGCAGGAGGACTCGGAGGCCGTGCAGCAGGCTCAACTGGCCTGTCTTGCCGACCTGATCGCTGCCCGATGCCGGTCCGCTCCACCAACCACTTCGCTCGCTACGGCGCTGTGA
- a CDS encoding carboxylesterase/lipase family protein: MSMVAEAPVVTLPHGGRLRGVWEQGVRVFRGVRYAKAPVGARRFAAPVPETPWAGLRDASAGAPVAPQLARVAKPDAPMLGDADCLTVNVWAPPAEPGAAWPVMVWVHGGGFFRGSASEPLYDGASFARQDIVLVALQYRLGVDGFMHFGCEDDAESGTPAPANRGLLDQLAALQWVRENIQAWDGDPGEVTVFGQSAGAGALACLLGMPASRGLFQRVILQSPSVACQTLAEAATARRAIANLVGVAPQRTALAGVPLPVLLHAVYRLAADPALRSQCGLGQRHFFPLRPVVDGRVLTEPPLQAMQAQWHQKSPQLQLQVLVGSNADEMRLYHVPGGAMDRVTEEQVQAFADDAGLGPGSVERVRTLLPATQRSPGEVLSALQSDYYYRVPAQRIAALAGRYCTSAHRYEFGWASPQWHGRLGAAHGTELPFVFGNLQTAQGLEFTGPRPPAHLSQAMHQSWARFAHSGDPGWAQYTPSERWIQHFDGAPRCEIHSEPARFSVWQGIV, encoded by the coding sequence ATGAGCATGGTGGCCGAAGCACCGGTGGTCACCTTGCCCCATGGGGGGAGATTGCGTGGCGTGTGGGAGCAGGGTGTCCGCGTCTTCAGGGGCGTGCGCTACGCGAAAGCCCCGGTAGGGGCGCGCCGCTTTGCTGCGCCGGTGCCCGAAACACCATGGGCGGGCCTGCGCGATGCGTCTGCTGGCGCTCCCGTTGCCCCCCAGCTCGCGCGCGTGGCAAAGCCTGACGCACCCATGCTGGGTGATGCAGACTGCCTGACGGTGAATGTCTGGGCCCCGCCTGCGGAACCGGGGGCGGCCTGGCCGGTCATGGTGTGGGTGCACGGTGGTGGTTTCTTTCGAGGGTCGGCCAGCGAGCCACTGTACGACGGTGCATCGTTTGCGCGACAGGACATCGTGCTGGTGGCGCTGCAGTACCGGCTGGGCGTGGACGGATTCATGCATTTTGGCTGCGAGGATGATGCGGAAAGCGGCACGCCTGCACCCGCCAATCGGGGGCTGCTGGATCAGTTGGCTGCCCTCCAGTGGGTGCGGGAAAACATCCAGGCCTGGGATGGCGACCCCGGCGAGGTGACGGTGTTTGGGCAGTCGGCCGGTGCGGGCGCGCTGGCCTGCTTGCTGGGCATGCCCGCCTCGCGCGGCCTGTTTCAGCGCGTGATCCTTCAGAGCCCCAGCGTCGCATGCCAGACGCTGGCCGAGGCCGCAACCGCTCGCAGAGCCATTGCCAATCTGGTGGGCGTGGCACCCCAGCGCACGGCCCTGGCCGGGGTGCCGCTGCCGGTCTTGTTGCACGCTGTCTACCGCCTCGCGGCCGATCCGGCGCTGCGCTCGCAATGTGGGCTAGGCCAACGTCACTTCTTTCCACTGCGACCCGTGGTGGACGGGCGAGTTCTGACCGAGCCCCCGCTGCAAGCCATGCAAGCGCAGTGGCATCAAAAGTCGCCGCAGCTGCAACTGCAGGTGCTGGTGGGTAGCAATGCCGACGAGATGCGTCTGTACCATGTGCCTGGCGGCGCCATGGATCGCGTGACCGAGGAGCAGGTGCAAGCCTTCGCCGACGACGCAGGCTTGGGGCCCGGCTCGGTGGAGAGGGTGCGAACCTTGCTGCCTGCTACGCAGCGCTCGCCCGGCGAAGTGCTGTCTGCCCTGCAATCGGACTACTACTACCGTGTACCGGCACAGCGCATTGCGGCGCTGGCGGGCCGCTATTGCACGAGTGCCCACCGCTATGAGTTTGGCTGGGCCTCGCCGCAGTGGCATGGCCGGCTGGGCGCTGCGCATGGGACGGAATTGCCGTTTGTGTTCGGTAACCTCCAGACGGCTCAAGGGCTGGAGTTCACAGGCCCTCGGCCGCCCGCACACCTGTCGCAGGCCATGCACCAGAGCTGGGCGCGCTTTGCGCACAGTGGCGATCCCGGATGGGCTCAGTACACGCCATCTGAACGCTGGATTCAACACTTCGATGGTGCGCCGCGCTGCGAAATACATAGCGAACCTGCCAGATTTTCTGTCTGGCAAGGCATTGTTTGA